The Sebaldella sp. S0638 DNA window GGCTACTTGTTCACTATTTCCCAAAAAGTCCGCATTAGGAAGAAGACTTAAAGCAAGAGGTACAAATCCCAGAAATTTTAAAGTTTCTGTTTCTGTCTTATCATTGACTAAAAGTTTTTGAGCTTCTTCAAAGTCCCCATTTGCAGCATAATAATCAGCAAGTGACTGCTTTAATTCATAGTTGCCAAAGGCAAGAAAGCCTGAGCTGCTTGTGATCTGTTTTTCGAGCTCTTTGTATTCCTCTTCGGCATTAGTTTTCTTATAAATGTCAAGCAGATAAATTTTGTCAGGATAATAAAAAGTATCTTTGTCATCCTGTGAAACAGAACCATACAGATAATCATAAGAATAATAATCATTATCAGATAAAAAAGAATAAATATTTTTTGCCTTCTCAAGATCTCCGAGTTTATAGTATGAATATGCCCCGTATCTCATCATAGAAGCACTAAAAGTATAATCGTACTCAGTAATTTTCAGTTCATCATTCAGGTTAATTCCGTTATTTTGAATTAATGCCAAAGTTTTATCATACTTTTGTGTTCTGTTATACAGATCTGCCAAAGCGAGATTAATTGTATAATCTTTTGATGGAAGCATGCTTTCATATATCAAAAGAGCATTTTCAAAGTCCTTTTTTTCCTTGTATATCTGTGCCAGAACAGGTCTTGCTCTGTTTATTCCCTGTGAAATATATACTTCATAAACAGGAACAGCTCTGTCTTTGATCATTTTCCAGTTCTCTCCGAGGTAGTATCCGTCACTGATGAGATTATCAAGAAAAGTATTTAATTTTTCTTTCTTATCATTTAGATAATATAAAGATAACAGTTCGTTTACTGCTTCGTAATCATCTGCATCTTCGGCAATTCTGTCCAGATATATTTTTTCATTATCTTCAAATGAAGTTTTTACTACAGAAAAATGCTCGTCTTCTGTATCTTCGTCGTCTGTTTTACCGGAAACAGACAGGTCGGCGGCATTATCCGCTGTGTCTGCGGTAATTTCTTCACTGTACATATCTTCTGCATCAAGGGCATTTCCCTCTTCGACCTTGGTAAGATATTCCTCAAGTGTCTCCTTTGCACCTTTGTCTCCTCTTTTTATATAAGGGGCAAGCTCTTTTTTCAGCTCTTCCTTGGAATAATATTCACCAAATGCATAAAATATATGTTCATTTCCTTTATTCTTTTTCAGGTATTTTTTATAAGATTCTACAGCAGCTTTGTAATTATAAGCGTCTGTATACAAATCGCCGAGTTCTTTGTCTGCTCTTGTTTTTCCTTTGGCAGATTCGATCTTTAGCAAATCTTCCCTTGTGCTGTAGCTGTATTGACTTATCATTTGGAAATAAGCATCTTCATCACCGTTTATAACAAGATCACGGTAGAGAGAGGAAGCTTTATCATAATCACCGTTATTTTGATATATTTCAGAGAGCATTTCCATATCGCTCCGGCTTTTTTTATTAAATAATTTTATCAGTTTGTCTTCTGAATTTTCTCTCAAATAAATAGAACCAAGTAAATGCAAAGCCTGCTTATTTTTTTTACGTGCAAGATCTTCAAGAATAACAATTGCTTTTTCTTCCTGAAGATCATCAATGTAGTATCCGGCAAGTTTCATCTTTGCTTCATCACTTACAGGGCTGTACTTTTCATATATTTCCTTTGCCTTTAGAATTTTATTACCGTGATAGTAATTATCTGCGAGTTCCAGTTCCTCATTTATTTTTTGTGTATCAACAGAACTTTTGGTATTTTTGGCATTTGTCTGACTGCTTTTTCCCGCCGATTCTGTGATAACACCTAGATTAGCTATAAGTAATACAAGAATAATAATTTTTTTCATGACACCTCCTAAAATTTTAATTATTATATCATTTTTGTGTAATTTTTCATAGGATAAATTGCATTGAGAAAGCATGAATCTAAAAAGATATTTCAGGGTATTCCAACAAAAAAATCCCCTTGTAAAATAATATACAAGGGGTATATAATCAGATATTTAAAATTCCATGCTGTCTCCCTGATCAAGCATAATAAAGTTTACTCCGAGAGTATTTCCATTTTTCAGTTGTTCAAGAATTGTAGAACGAATATTGGAATTTTTATTTAAAGTAGGCTTCACATGACTGATTATAACATTAAGACCTTTTAGTGAACCTTTTCCGCCGCTGTATTTTTCCAGATTCTGAAGTTCCTTCAAAAGCCAGTCGGGAGTAAGGTGTCCGAATAAGTCCTTGTCAGCTACACCGTTTGCATAAGAAACTTCTATAATTATACCTTTCAGATTTTTGCTTTTTACCTTTGGACCCAGTGTTTTCCATACAGTATCCAGATGTGTAGATTTTTCTACTGTGTCTGGGCCTGTATCCCCGAAAAATGCAAAATAGTCTTTGTTTTTTCTCACTAAAATCATTGAAGATTCATAATTGCTGTGGCTGAGCGGAAGAGCAGCGCCGTATAAAGCAGTACCCTCTATTGCTGTTTCTTTACCCGGCTCAAGAGTTTTGTACGTATATTGTCCCAGTTTAAATCCTTCGCCGGAAGTGGAAAAATTCGGCCATGTTTTCCAGTTAAAGTAATTATTAGTCAAAACATCTATAACAGACGGAAGCGCATAAATATTTTTCTTGCTGTCATCTGTAGAGCTTATAACAAGTCCTGAAACATGGTCAAGATGTCCATGGCTGATAAAATAACCTTTTACTGCATTTTTGAAAACATATCCTTCCAGAGTAAGAGGTGAATCAGCGGGAACAGTAATATTTTTAAAAGCCCCTTTAGCAGCAGCCTTTTCTATTCCGGGAAGAAGAGTTCCTGCATCAAGTGCAAGATAATTATTTTCATCTGTACTTCTTATAAGATATGAAGTTATGTTGCCGTCAATAACTCCGCCGTTCACTCCGAGAGCCACTATTTCAAATGAAGTTTTGGCAAAAATAGAAACAGACAGAATAATACCAAATAACAGTGTAAAAAATGTTCTTTTCATAAATCCCTCCAAAAATATAGTTTTATTTTAAAAACGGAAGATATTTACCAAGCGGTAAAAAATCTTCCGGATATGCTTATTTATAAATTTTTACGCTCCAGTCTCCGCCGTATTCTACTTTATAAGTAGAAGCAAAGTCTCCCATGTTTACAGCAAAAGATAATGAATCCAAGCTGTTATAATACATAAGGTTTTTACCTTCAGGCACATCTCCGAAACTGTTGGCAAAAGGCATCTTGTCTTTGAATACAAGTTTGTCTTTATTATAGATTTCCACTGTAAAGATATCACCTTTTTTGATATTCATTTTACTTGCAGTATTACGGTCAATATTAGTCCATACATTTCCATACTGCACATCAAGAATAGGGATATTTCCTACAAGAGTATTTTTCTCAAATTTTGCTTTTTGATAGCTGATAGCTTCCACTTTAGAAGGAAGTTTTTTTCCTACCTGTTCAAAAGTAATCGCACCTGATGCAAGTCTTGCCCCT harbors:
- a CDS encoding MBL fold metallo-hydrolase, giving the protein MKRTFFTLLFGIILSVSIFAKTSFEIVALGVNGGVIDGNITSYLIRSTDENNYLALDAGTLLPGIEKAAAKGAFKNITVPADSPLTLEGYVFKNAVKGYFISHGHLDHVSGLVISSTDDSKKNIYALPSVIDVLTNNYFNWKTWPNFSTSGEGFKLGQYTYKTLEPGKETAIEGTALYGAALPLSHSNYESSMILVRKNKDYFAFFGDTGPDTVEKSTHLDTVWKTLGPKVKSKNLKGIIIEVSYANGVADKDLFGHLTPDWLLKELQNLEKYSGGKGSLKGLNVIISHVKPTLNKNSNIRSTILEQLKNGNTLGVNFIMLDQGDSMEF